Below is a genomic region from Medicago truncatula cultivar Jemalong A17 chromosome 3, MtrunA17r5.0-ANR, whole genome shotgun sequence.
AACAAGTTTGGTACTTGATATGCAAAGGTTTTGTGCATCCATAACTATACAACAATCAATGATCAAACTATTCAACATTTTAAATGTTGAAAATGGCTCGACACAAACATTATCATCACCGCGCTGAAAGGCAAAATACTTCAGAGACAAGCTTGTTAATGCTGgtaaattcaaaaaatttggaaatatgAGTTTGTGACCAAACAATATATGGAAACCAGAAAGATTAAGAGACGTTAAAGTTTGACATGAAAAGAAGCATGATGGAAAATGATTAATATCACAGGGGAAATCCATTATCAAGTGCTGGACATTGTGTGAAACAACGTATTTAATAATCCTTTGGAGTAGGCTATGCTCCATACAATAATTGCGCTGAAAGTCAAGAACACGGATAGTGATTGAGCCATCACGAAGAGACAAAATCTGAGAAACGAATTCTTCAAAACTGTCGGAGGTTCTAAAGTGTGAAGAACTTAATGTAAGAGTGGGTAGAATTTTCCAGAGATTGATCCATCTTTTGGACAAAATGCAAGTTTGGACTGCCTCTTTGGCTTTCAAAAAAGATAGTATGTGAAGGAGAACATCATCTGTCAAGTCATTGATTGtgtgtttatttttgttgtccTTGCCTCTTATGTGTCTCCATTGTTGTTTgagaaataaacaaagaattctacaagaaaatgaaaatgggaGAAGGTATTGATTGTTAGTTATTAGGCATGTGGatggaaatgaaatgaaattcattcattagaggaaaaactattaaaaaaaacaaaacacatacGGCCACAATCTCAAAAGATGACAAAGAAATGTTTCTCTTCAAAATtgtgttttagatttttttgtttactgATGAAGAAATGTAACCTAATTAAAAAACGATAATAACATATAGAAAGAGGGCAGACCAAGTTTGATGCATACCTTGTAAGCCTCGACTTCGGAAGACAATGCATTTTGAATCATTTGTTTGAGAAATTTtagtttagggtttatgtgattTCTAATTTCCTTCACTTTCGCCGTTGTTCCTTTTCTTCATAAGAGATTGATTATTGTTTTGTCTAAGGACGATAATGTCCTCTCTACCAACATGCTTTTGCTTTACTTATGGGAAATGTTGATTGCCCGGGGGTTGAGATcttctccatttataaaaataaatggagattaccataattatttttaagattttttgtttctttatctCTACAAatggaagaaagagagaaaagtttaaatggagaggatcttaacttGCCCTGGAGCTAGGGGTGTAACGGTTCGGTTTGGATcgattttttgtcaaaaaattgtctGAACCTATGAAATCTGCATCAGTTCGGTTTAGTTCAGTTTttacttttattcaaaaaaaaccgaaccaaactagGCGGTTTGGTTTGAATCGGTTtgtttgaaaatacaattaaaaaattcatattttcacaaatttgtATTGCATGCATACAACATACTCAAATATTTCATAGAACTTTGTTTTTCATGTTCTCTATTTTTCAAACTAATTTTGTATAACTAACATGAAAATTCAACAAGAGATGGACAATCCCAGCGGCGGTGAGGAACGATGGGTTAGGTGTGACTAGCGGCTAGTGTTCTTTTCTATTAGAAACGAAATAGAGTGAgtgatgagatgagatgatgATGGAAGAAAGTGAGTGAATTATGAAGTATTTTATGTTGGCctttaattttgagtttaatcaTAAGTGTATGTGAGGAGTGATAGTATTACAAAAATGGAGAGTGAGATTAGCATCGGTTCGGTTCATCGGTtctttggatttcaaaaattaaaaaccaagaaccgaaccaaactagATTGGTTTAGGTTGGTTCGATTCTGTTTTGAACCGAACTAAACAAGGTTGGATACTTTTTCGGTTTTGTCCGAACCACTTACACTCCTACCTGGAGAATTCGTTAAGActtttaaatgataattttttatgaaaatatatgtaatatgtAATGAATGCAttgcaaatcaaaatatttaactttttcataaaataatttattcttttagaatttttaaagagtgtctggaggcactcgttaacaagaccctttacttatatatctaaaatatttcttcaatttatattgttgttgtcatatttaatacattatagaatttctttttgcaaaagtttagaatatttttaaccagaaatgaatttaatattaattttaatgtttttgtcacctaaaaattcatatttaattctgaaatgaaaaaaagttgattttttttagagactcTTATAATAGTATAAACATTAATGGTTACCTGtaatataacaataaaataatttgagttaattattttatagaataTAACTTgtgtttccctaaaaaaaaaaaaaacttgagttaagtaacaataaaatatataaaattggcATTGGtctcttaattttaaaaagatcTCCTTAACAACTTTTGTTTGACCTGACTTCTTTCAGTTAAGAAGACAATTCAGAAATAAGCAAGGCAAGTATAAAACTAAGATATAAGAAACTTTTCAAAAAGTAGTTTATATGAGTTTCACAAAGTTAGAGGCTGTGAAATTTAGAGGCTTTTCAAAAAGTAGTTTATATGAGTTTCACAAAGTTTCCTTTTGTGTGGAGAGAACCATGTCTGTGATTTAGCTTCTGCCGTATACACGAATTCTACTAAAGTTAGAGGCTGTAAAGATTTTCATGTGGTGGTGGCCGGAATTTGCAGACATGGAGCATACCAATGAAAGTGGAAAGTGGAAGGCGGAAGGAGATGTTGGGGGAAAGAAGAGAAGATAAAGAAAATTTAGTGTGGATGATGTCCACAACATTTCGATCTTTAATCtaataataagaaaaagttatgcACCATACAACATTTGATTTAGTTGTGCACATGTAGCCACTTGACAATTATGGAGGATCAATGTTGCAGTCGCATGGAATTAGATTTTAGCGACAAATGATCATATAGCAAGTTCTCTCGATGAAACATTGTATAGAGAAACcctaaaaacaaagaagaaaaatgaccattaaatttcaataatagGCCATATCAATGGCTTTATCCCTCAAGTTTCTTGCTGAATTTGATGTTTTTCATCTGATGTTTAAATTTTTCCTCTTCAACGTGTACTTGAGAATATTTCTTCTCACTCAGCAACTGTTTCGGCAGTTTTCTTTTCGTTAAATGTACAACTTAATGATTCTTCTTTAACATtcttagaaaaattatataataaggTAATAATGTGCATATAGAAATTATATATGTCCATACTCAATATCAATGTGAATAATAAAAATGGGATAGTAATGATCATCTTAAAGTACATACCAAAGGGAAAGTGTGGATTTGTGATCCTTTGAGGACATTCTTGTATTTCATATACTTCAATAATTGTCAGTTACAAAACTGATTATGGATATTGCATGTACAGTTAAGGTAGGAAGGAAAAGTAAGAAGGGTATCATTCAACCTCTTGGAGGATCAAGCAAAGGATTCAGGCAAGTCTTTTCCTTTCAATTCACCAAGCCATCTCTTAACATTCTTTCTAAGTAGTTGTGAAAACATGGTTGTATTGCAGCCACAATTGGAGTTGCGAACCAAAATTTAGAACTATGTGCGACAGATTAATGATCATTGCACATTTATAAGTAACATTATGAAAATATGGAACATGGTTAGTTTCACTTTTGAGATAAACTCCATTTGAAGCTAGATGAAGAACACGAAAGAGATGAGGCTGTTCTGAATGACCACGCATGTGACTAAGGAAGTACATTATATGAAGCATTCTAACATACACCTTTTACCTCCAtgcatgtttttcttcttttactgTTCTCTTTGCTGCAAGAAACATCAACATAAACTCAACAAAGTCACTAAACCAAACAACGACTCTTCGTTTGAAGCACAAAACAATTAGATTTAAGATCTCTTTCGTTAGTTATATTATCTACTATTATTCAGAATACTATATGATAATACTTCAAAAAAAGCAATTAACAGGAAAAAAAACCATAAGATATCTTTGTCTCTCTGCCAGCATGCTGCAAAATGAACCATTATCGAAACATATAAACTTTTATGTCATAACATATTCATGTCCTCATAACATATAACAGGAACTCTATAACAATCATatacataaaatgaaaatatgagacCATAGAATGGTAAGCAAATGATTGTGTAGTAATAGAATAAAATGCAGTTACCATTTGGGACTTGAGAAATCATAGTGGAAGGCAAAACATCCTGTACCATCACCTTAGGATAACTTCAAAGCATACAAATGATCTTCATATTCTAGCAAAGATAAGAACAGACCatacataacaaaataataaattaaaagggGTTTTATTTTACCGATGCCTAAATGAATAGTCTGGGCTGATGGGGGAGAGAGGTCGTTGGAGTCGTTAAATCCCGTTATTTTGCGATTATACTTGCCCTCCGCATTAAAAGGGATTtcacttgggtgacattggtgacTTTGTCTCTATCTCTCTCCTAACAAAACATTCTCTCTCATCAAAATACACTAAAGTCACCAAAAGTCCAAAACTCAATGTCATCCAAGTACTTTTACATTGTTTTTATGTCACACGATGCATGATGAAATATCAAAGTCCGATTAGtgcacaaattttttaaatttgtgggCTAAATTGTTCCATGAGTCTCTACAAAACACTGAGGTTACCTCTAGCTCAAACTGTTGTCATGA
It encodes:
- the LOC25488469 gene encoding F-box/FBD/LRR-repeat protein At1g78750, whose amino-acid sequence is MHCLPKSRLTRILCLFLKQQWRHIRGKDNKNKHTINDLTDDVLLHILSFLKAKEAVQTCILSKRWINLWKILPTLTLSSSHFRTSDSFEEFVSQILSLRDGSITIRVLDFQRNYCMEHSLLQRIIKYVVSHNVQHLIMDFPCDINHFPSCFFSCQTLTSLNLSGFHILFGHKLIFPNFLNLPALTSLSLKYFAFQRGDDNVCVEPFSTFKMLNSLIIDCCIVMDAQNLCISSTKLVSFTILMCDCDLETYIGTYFELELYAPCLHTFSFTGLYIPKLFGSKSFLYSIKHLNIHLWCYWNLKSAETSPLLLNWLVELANIESLTVSSNTLEVLSLVPDLLNVELSYLCNLKSLKIKTYLSSSIPDGMIDLLIQNSPSAKVDILQDIIR